In Chryseobacterium gotjawalense, the following are encoded in one genomic region:
- the ppsA gene encoding phosphoenolpyruvate synthase, with protein MNAYTIPFNKIDLSDLPQVGGKNASLGEMFNKLSPLGIEVPDGFAVTVESYRSFLSQNQLQETLKELLDTIDCESLSNLPKVASQCRTLITNAHMPKEVKTEIINAYRLLAADKNNLSVAVRSSATAEDLPTASFAGQHDSFLNVRGEENLLNAVQQCYVSLFNDRAIKYRIDNGFDHMQVGLSVGVQYMVRSDEGCAGVIFTIDPESGFENAIYITGAWGLGENVVQGAVNPDEFWVFKHTLSQGKNGLISRKKGEKTHMMVYDETGESGRPIKTVETPLDKCSAWILSDPEVLQLAKWSYEIEKHYGVPMDIEWGKDGVSNKIYILQARPETVHSQKTHGKVYTYKLKEKGKVICRGKAVGKKIISGRACIIHSLSEAHKLQQGDILVADITNPDWNSLLRKAVSIVTNKGGRTSHASIVARELGIAAIVGTGNATQVIKDGQIITVANTEGDEGHVLEGNIPFEMVTTDLSKVPKTETTPLFILADPDRAFELSHYPAKGVGLLRMEFIINNSILIHPMALVQFDQLPEGPVKNTIAQMTTDYNSKTEYFVQQLAESIAKVAAAFYPNQVILRMSDFKTNEYASLVGGQYYEPKEENPMIGFRGASRYYDQRYLPGFGLECEAVLKVRNEMGLTNVKVMIPFCRTIDEAKKVLQTMESFGLKRGENGLEVYVMVEIPSNVILADQFAQLFDGFSIGSNDLTQLTLGLDRDSDIVSHLFDENNEAVTILIAQAIAAAKKAGIKIGLCGQAPSDFPEFSQFLVEQGIDSISFTPDSLIKGIENISKAELKRRKPDNGLVKQQ; from the coding sequence ATGAACGCATATACCATTCCCTTTAACAAGATCGATCTTAGTGACCTTCCGCAGGTAGGAGGCAAGAATGCATCTCTGGGCGAAATGTTCAATAAGCTATCTCCACTCGGTATTGAAGTGCCGGATGGTTTTGCGGTGACCGTTGAAAGCTACCGGTCGTTTCTGTCGCAGAATCAACTGCAGGAAACCCTCAAAGAATTACTGGATACCATCGACTGCGAATCGCTTTCCAATCTTCCAAAAGTGGCCTCGCAGTGCCGCACACTGATAACAAATGCCCATATGCCGAAAGAGGTGAAGACTGAAATAATCAACGCGTACCGCCTGTTGGCAGCCGATAAAAATAATTTATCGGTAGCGGTCCGGAGCAGTGCTACCGCTGAAGATCTGCCTACCGCCAGCTTTGCCGGACAGCACGATTCCTTTTTAAATGTTCGGGGTGAGGAAAATTTGCTGAATGCCGTACAACAGTGTTATGTCTCTCTGTTCAATGACCGGGCAATAAAATACCGGATTGATAATGGGTTTGATCACATGCAGGTGGGTTTATCGGTAGGCGTGCAATACATGGTGCGGTCAGATGAAGGCTGCGCTGGTGTAATCTTTACCATTGACCCCGAAAGCGGATTTGAAAATGCCATTTATATAACAGGAGCATGGGGTCTGGGTGAAAATGTGGTGCAGGGCGCTGTCAACCCTGATGAATTCTGGGTATTCAAGCACACACTTTCTCAGGGTAAAAACGGACTGATCAGCCGTAAAAAAGGAGAAAAAACACACATGATGGTGTATGATGAAACAGGTGAATCGGGTAGACCAATTAAAACCGTTGAGACTCCTCTGGATAAATGTTCCGCCTGGATTTTATCTGATCCCGAAGTTTTACAGTTAGCCAAATGGAGCTATGAAATTGAAAAACACTATGGGGTTCCAATGGATATCGAATGGGGAAAAGATGGCGTCAGTAATAAAATATACATCTTACAGGCAAGGCCCGAAACGGTTCATTCACAGAAAACCCATGGGAAAGTTTACACTTATAAATTAAAAGAAAAAGGCAAGGTGATCTGCAGGGGAAAAGCAGTAGGTAAAAAAATTATCAGTGGCCGTGCCTGCATCATTCATTCATTAAGCGAAGCACACAAATTACAGCAAGGCGACATATTGGTTGCAGACATTACGAACCCCGACTGGAATTCCCTTTTACGCAAAGCCGTAAGTATTGTAACCAACAAAGGTGGCCGTACCAGTCATGCTTCCATTGTTGCCCGTGAACTGGGTATTGCCGCAATTGTAGGAACAGGCAACGCCACACAGGTGATCAAAGATGGGCAAATAATAACAGTCGCCAATACCGAAGGCGATGAAGGCCATGTATTGGAGGGCAATATCCCGTTTGAAATGGTGACCACCGACTTATCGAAAGTGCCGAAAACGGAAACCACCCCACTCTTTATATTGGCGGATCCGGACCGGGCATTTGAGCTTTCACATTATCCAGCCAAGGGTGTGGGTTTGCTTCGGATGGAGTTTATCATCAATAACAGTATCCTTATCCACCCCATGGCACTGGTACAGTTTGACCAGTTGCCGGAAGGTCCGGTGAAAAACACCATTGCTCAGATGACAACGGACTATAACAGTAAAACCGAATATTTTGTACAGCAGCTGGCGGAATCGATAGCAAAAGTGGCAGCAGCCTTTTATCCCAATCAGGTGATTTTGCGGATGAGTGATTTTAAAACCAATGAATATGCTTCACTCGTTGGCGGACAGTATTATGAGCCGAAAGAAGAAAACCCGATGATTGGTTTCCGTGGTGCATCCCGGTATTACGACCAGCGTTATTTACCCGGTTTTGGACTGGAATGTGAGGCAGTGCTAAAAGTGAGAAATGAAATGGGCCTCACGAATGTAAAAGTGATGATCCCTTTCTGCAGAACAATTGATGAAGCGAAGAAAGTATTGCAGACCATGGAATCATTCGGATTAAAACGAGGCGAAAATGGGTTGGAAGTATATGTGATGGTCGAGATCCCAAGCAATGTGATACTGGCAGATCAGTTTGCACAACTGTTCGATGGTTTTTCGATCGGCTCCAACGACCTTACTCAGCTAACTTTGGGTCTTGACAGGGATTCGGATATCGTAAGCCATTTATTTGATGAAAACAATGAAGCGGTCACCATCCTGATTGCGCAGGCCATTGCTGCAGCAAAAAAAGCAGGCATTAAAATCGGTTTATGCGGTCAGGCACCCAGCGACTTTCCGGAGTTTTCCCAGTTCCTCGTGGAGCAGGGTATCGATTCCATTTCTTTTACACCCGATTCATTGATTAAAGGGATTGAAAATATATCAAAAGCAGAATTAAAGAGGAGGAAACCCGATAATGGTCTGGTCAAACAGCAATAA
- a CDS encoding universal stress protein has translation MSKSTLDYAIQFTKIADAHLVGVFLDEFIYRSYNLVKVIKTYENYEEKMKELDEKDQKKRDGAAQKFQKACNKAGIHFSIHRDKGFAINDLKQESMFADLVVINEFEAFTRNKQESPTGFIKDLLRDVQCPVLVVPNNFRPVDKIVLLYDGGSSSLYAVKMFSYLFDSFTEVPVEVVTIKEDAMATSRLPDNKLMREFIKRHFPKASFTVIKGTVKEQITGHLRHHKENELVVLGAYRRSEFSRWLKTSLADILMTELDTPLFIAHL, from the coding sequence ATGTCAAAAAGCACATTGGATTATGCCATACAGTTTACAAAAATTGCAGATGCCCATCTGGTGGGTGTATTTCTCGATGAATTTATTTACCGAAGCTATAATCTGGTAAAAGTGATAAAGACGTACGAGAATTACGAAGAAAAAATGAAAGAACTGGACGAAAAAGATCAAAAGAAAAGAGATGGGGCTGCCCAGAAATTTCAGAAAGCATGTAACAAAGCCGGTATCCATTTTTCCATCCACCGAGATAAGGGTTTTGCCATTAACGACCTGAAACAGGAAAGCATGTTTGCCGATCTGGTGGTCATCAATGAGTTTGAAGCATTCACCAGAAACAAACAGGAATCGCCGACAGGGTTTATCAAAGATCTGCTTCGCGATGTGCAGTGTCCGGTACTGGTTGTGCCCAATAATTTTAGACCCGTTGACAAAATAGTCCTACTGTATGATGGGGGATCTTCCTCTTTATATGCGGTAAAAATGTTCAGCTACCTTTTTGACAGTTTTACGGAGGTACCGGTGGAGGTGGTGACTATAAAAGAGGATGCAATGGCTACATCAAGGTTGCCTGATAATAAACTGATGAGAGAGTTTATCAAAAGACATTTCCCGAAAGCCAGTTTTACTGTTATTAAAGGCACTGTTAAAGAGCAGATTACCGGCCACTTACGCCATCATAAGGAAAATGAACTGGTCGTGCTCGGTGCCTACCGGCGCAGTGAATTTAGCCGCTGGCTGAAGACCAGCCTGGCAGATATACTGATGACAGAGCTGGATACGCCGTTGTTTATCGCACATCTTTAG
- a CDS encoding nucleoid-associated protein, whose translation MITKIIIHKVGNKINQESLVLSQEEYQPEEGMTELLEDFFLKAFKSEEQFQFYSDTYLVNNPVFSSVSEIFEDLTKFRYESENIAEHLYDITDNPRVQPGELFICYFEGEETDGVKIDSIGIFKTENKNPFLKIFPQGETFEIEKDYGIGLTKLDKGCIIYNNFKESGYAVSVVDNNKNGDMYYWFEDFLKVKQRDDEYFHTQETLSVYKEFITKQLPQEFETTKADQAEFLNKSIEFFKEKEQFDYEEFTKEVLRDENVIESFGNFKSDYEQEMQVSISEDFAINESAVKKQSRGFKSIIKLDKNFSIYVHGDRKMIEQGQDENGKYYRLYFEKEQ comes from the coding sequence ATGATCACCAAAATAATCATCCATAAAGTCGGGAACAAAATCAATCAGGAATCGCTGGTTCTTTCACAGGAGGAATATCAACCTGAAGAAGGGATGACGGAATTACTCGAAGATTTTTTCCTCAAAGCCTTTAAATCAGAAGAACAGTTTCAGTTTTACAGTGATACCTATTTGGTCAATAATCCTGTGTTCAGTTCGGTTTCAGAAATTTTCGAAGACCTGACCAAGTTCAGGTATGAGTCTGAAAATATAGCCGAACATCTCTATGATATTACCGATAATCCGCGTGTACAGCCAGGTGAGCTTTTTATATGTTATTTCGAAGGTGAAGAAACCGATGGCGTAAAAATAGATTCTATCGGAATTTTTAAAACAGAAAATAAAAACCCTTTCCTGAAAATTTTCCCCCAAGGCGAAACGTTTGAAATCGAAAAAGATTACGGAATCGGACTTACAAAACTGGATAAAGGCTGCATCATTTACAACAATTTCAAAGAATCCGGTTATGCAGTTTCTGTTGTAGACAATAATAAGAACGGCGATATGTATTACTGGTTCGAGGATTTTCTGAAGGTAAAACAACGCGACGACGAATATTTCCATACTCAGGAAACATTGTCCGTATACAAAGAATTCATCACCAAACAATTGCCTCAGGAATTTGAAACTACAAAAGCTGATCAAGCGGAATTCCTTAATAAATCAATTGAGTTCTTCAAAGAGAAAGAACAGTTCGACTACGAGGAATTTACCAAAGAAGTTTTGCGGGATGAGAACGTGATCGAAAGTTTCGGAAACTTTAAATCCGATTACGAACAGGAAATGCAGGTGTCTATTTCAGAAGATTTTGCCATCAACGAATCTGCGGTGAAAAAACAGAGTCGCGGTTTCAAAAGCATTATCAAGCTCGACAAAAACTTCAGTATTTATGTCCACGGTGACCGTAAAATGATTGAACAGGGCCAGGATGAAAACGGAAAATATTAC